In Atribacterota bacterium, one DNA window encodes the following:
- a CDS encoding metal ABC transporter ATP-binding protein, whose product MPIPRQRAIEINEVSFRYQEDTVLENVTLHIEEGEFLALIGPNGAGKTTLVKLILGLLPLQRGEILIFGKSLAELGPSRHQIGYVPQGSTIDRRFPITVEEFALTGRYGLIGIGRRPKRADYEKTDEVLRMVHLTSLRHRPIRALSGGQWQRLLLARALSCEPRILLLDEPTTAIDPQGSESLYELLLALRERGTTIITVSHDVGVIAQYVDRIACLNRTIICHDRPEEVISAENLKKMYGKEAAFFHHGEIPHIVVEKNPIPCYQPKEEKP is encoded by the coding sequence ACCGTTTTAGAAAATGTGACACTCCATATCGAAGAGGGAGAATTTCTGGCCCTTATCGGCCCAAATGGTGCGGGAAAAACCACGCTTGTCAAACTCATTCTGGGTCTTCTTCCTCTGCAACGTGGAGAAATCTTGATTTTCGGGAAATCCCTTGCCGAGCTCGGTCCATCCCGACATCAAATCGGTTACGTTCCTCAAGGGAGCACCATCGATCGTCGTTTTCCCATCACGGTGGAAGAATTTGCCCTGACTGGACGGTATGGCCTCATCGGAATCGGACGAAGACCAAAACGGGCCGACTACGAAAAAACGGATGAGGTGTTAAGGATGGTCCATTTAACATCACTACGGCACCGTCCTATCCGGGCCCTTTCTGGTGGTCAGTGGCAACGATTGCTTCTAGCTCGAGCGTTATCCTGTGAACCACGAATTCTACTCCTTGATGAACCAACCACCGCCATCGATCCCCAGGGAAGCGAAAGCCTCTACGAGCTTCTCCTCGCTCTGCGAGAAAGGGGAACCACCATTATCACCGTTTCTCACGACGTGGGAGTGATTGCCCAGTACGTTGACCGCATTGCCTGCCTGAACCGGACCATCATCTGCCACGACCGACCGGAAGAGGTTATCAGCGCCGAAAACCTGAAAAAGATGTACGGGAAAGAAGCCGCTTTTTTCCATCACGGTGAAATCCCCCACATTGTGGTGGAAAAGAATCCCATCCCATGCTATCAACCCAAAGAGGAAAAACCATAA